One genomic window of Cricetulus griseus strain 17A/GY chromosome 3, alternate assembly CriGri-PICRH-1.0, whole genome shotgun sequence includes the following:
- the LOC100762752 gene encoding olfactory receptor 5B3-like codes for MTQMNNRTEVTHFLLLGLTDEPGLQIPLFITFLLIYTITLVGNLGMILLIVLDSRLHTPMYFFLGNLSFVDFCYSSAVTPTVMTGLLIGDKVISYNDCATQMFFFVAFATVESYLLASMAYDRYTAVCKPLYYATTMTRSVYVCLSICSYFCGFLNASIQIGDTFSLSFCGAHVIHHFFCDIPAVMVLSCSDRHVSELVLIYVASFNVFVALLVIWISYIFIFVTILKMKSSAGYLKAVSTCASHFTAVSIFYGTIIFMYLQPTSSHSMDTDKMTSVFYTMVIPMLNPLVYSLRNKEVKCAFKKIVWDAKFS; via the coding sequence ATGACACAGATGAACAACAGGACAgaagtgacacactttcttctgCTGGGACTCACTGATGAACCAGGACTACAGATTCCCCTTTTCATCACCTTCCTGCTCATCTACACCATCACCCTAGTGGGAAACCTGGGGATGATCCTCCTTATTGTGCTGGACTCAAGACTTCATACACCTATGTACTTTTTCCTAGGCAATCTGtcctttgttgatttttgttattcCTCAGCTGTCACCCCCACAGTCATGACTGGCCTTCTTATAGGAGACAAGGTCATTTCCTACAATGACTGTGCTACTCAGATGTTCTTTTTTGTAGCCTTTGCTACTGTTGAGAGTTATCTCCTGGCCTCAATGGCCTATGATCGATACACAGCAGTGTGTAAGCCACTATACTATGCTACCACTATGACtagaagtgtgtatgtgtgtctttctatATGTTCCTATTTCTGTGGTTTCCTGAATGCCTCCATTCAAATTGGGGACActttcagtctttctttctgtGGGGCTCATGTGATTCACCACTTTTTTTGTGATATTCCTGCAGTCATGGTTCTCTCTTGCTCTGATAGACATGTTAGTGAGTTGGTTCTTATTTATGTAGCAAGCTTCAATGTCTTTGTTGCTCTCTTAGTTATCTGGATATCGTACATATTCATTTTTGTCACTATCCTAAAGATGAAGTCAAGTGCTGGATATCTAAAGGCTGTATCCACATGTGCCTCACACTTCACTGCAGTGTCTATTTTCTATGGGACAATTATATTCATGTACTTACAGCCCACCTCTAGTCACTCCATGGACACAGACAAAATGACATCTGTGTTTTACACCATGGTCATTCCCATGCTGAACCCTCTGGTCTACAGCTTGAGGAACAAAGAAGTGAAGTGTGCATTCAAAAAGATAGTTTGGGATGCAAAGTTTTCATGA